One Phocaeicola dorei genomic region harbors:
- a CDS encoding DUF2723 domain-containing protein produces MKQYKLVNNLVGWFAFVIAAFTYCMTIEPTASFWDCPEFITTGYKLEVGHPPGAPFFMLTANLFSQFTSDPSQVARMVNTMSALMSAACILFLFWSITHLVKKLICPDDQEMTLGKLITIMGSGLVGALAYTWSDTFWFSAVEGEVYAYSSLFTAVVFWLILKWESVANEPHSDRWLVLIAYLTGLSIGVHLLNLLCIPAIVLVYYYKKNPDANLKGSLLALTGSMVLVAAVLYGIVPGVVKVGGWFELLFVNSFGMPFNSGLIVYIILLAASIIWGVYESYTEKSRKRMNISFMVTIAMLGIPFYGYGWSSALIGIIILGILGVYLFADLNKKYQISARTLNTSLLCIMMIMVGYSSYALIVIRSTANTPMDQNSPEDIFTLGEYLGREQYGTRPLFYGQTYASKPALKEVDGGCVYDVTEGAPVYQRKEKATPDEKDSYEIVRHKTDYKYAQNMLFPRMYSDAHAQAYEDWLGGIKGVQVPYDQCGQMVMVKVPTQWDNIKFFFIYQLNYMYWRYFMWNFAGRQNDIQGQGEIEHGNWITGIPFVDKFLVGDQSLLPSDLKNNKGHNVFYCLPLILGLIGLFWQAYKTRRITTPNGEEIEEPVGIQQFWIVFFLFFMTGLAIVLYLNQTPMQPRERDYAYAGSFYAFAIWIGMGVAGIAQWLQGKLGEKPASVIATVVCLFVPIQMVSQTWDDHDRSNRYVARDFGQNYLSTVQEEGNPIIFTNGDNDTFPLWYNQETEGFRTDVRVCNLSYLQTDWYIDQMKRQAYDSPAVPIEWSRLEYVQGHNEGVAVRPEVMESINNFYKQNPEEAAKEFGDNPYELKNILKYWVRSPKEGLQLIPTDSIVIKLDKEAVKRSGMMIPDSLHGEIPDYMSISLKGKRMLYKSELMMLEMLANTNWERPLYMAITVGSDNHLNLGNNFMQEGLAYRITPFNTTQLNARIDSEKMYDNLMNKFKFGGIDNPDIYIDETVMRMCQTHRRMFIQLATQLIKEGKKDKALKVLDYCSEVIPSTTVPHDYIMSSSKEMADDYLTLGEKEKGEAILNDLANKSVEYITWYLSLNDQRLQGSYEDCLRNFYILDEINKSLARANAAGGVQGEGEQQNKSDMASHYAKKFEELYEVFNKRVGGGAGRK; encoded by the coding sequence ATGAAACAGTACAAATTAGTCAACAACCTGGTGGGTTGGTTCGCTTTTGTCATCGCAGCTTTTACTTACTGTATGACTATAGAACCGACAGCCAGTTTCTGGGATTGCCCGGAATTTATCACTACCGGATATAAATTAGAGGTAGGTCACCCGCCCGGCGCACCTTTCTTTATGCTTACCGCCAACTTATTCAGCCAATTTACAAGCGACCCCAGTCAAGTAGCCAGAATGGTCAATACCATGAGCGCTCTGATGAGTGCGGCTTGTATCCTATTCCTTTTCTGGAGTATAACCCATCTGGTGAAAAAACTGATATGCCCCGATGATCAAGAGATGACCTTAGGCAAACTCATTACCATAATGGGGTCAGGACTGGTAGGAGCCTTGGCTTATACATGGAGCGACACCTTCTGGTTCAGTGCCGTAGAAGGTGAGGTATATGCTTACTCCAGTCTTTTCACCGCAGTAGTCTTTTGGTTGATTCTAAAATGGGAATCCGTTGCCAATGAGCCTCACAGCGACCGCTGGCTGGTTTTGATTGCTTACCTGACCGGACTTTCCATCGGTGTGCACTTGCTGAACTTATTGTGTATTCCGGCCATTGTACTGGTGTACTATTATAAAAAGAATCCCGATGCTAACCTCAAAGGCAGTCTGTTGGCACTTACAGGCTCCATGGTGTTGGTTGCAGCAGTGCTGTACGGTATCGTGCCGGGCGTAGTAAAAGTGGGAGGATGGTTCGAACTGCTGTTCGTCAACAGTTTCGGTATGCCTTTCAACAGCGGTCTGATTGTATATATCATTCTACTCGCCGCATCCATTATTTGGGGTGTTTACGAAAGCTATACGGAAAAGAGCCGCAAACGCATGAATATCTCCTTCATGGTAACTATCGCCATGCTGGGCATCCCCTTCTATGGCTACGGATGGAGCAGCGCCTTGATAGGCATTATCATACTAGGAATCTTGGGCGTTTATCTGTTTGCTGATTTGAACAAGAAATATCAGATTAGTGCACGTACTTTAAATACCTCTTTGCTGTGCATCATGATGATTATGGTAGGATACTCCTCGTACGCATTGATTGTGATTCGTTCTACCGCCAATACTCCGATGGACCAGAATTCTCCGGAAGACATCTTCACTTTAGGCGAATACTTGGGCCGTGAGCAATATGGAACCCGTCCTTTGTTCTACGGACAGACATACGCCTCCAAACCGGCACTGAAAGAAGTGGACGGAGGATGTGTATATGATGTGACGGAAGGCGCTCCCGTGTATCAACGGAAGGAGAAAGCGACTCCCGATGAAAAAGACAGCTACGAAATAGTGCGTCATAAGACCGATTACAAATATGCACAAAATATGCTCTTCCCACGCATGTACAGCGACGCACACGCACAGGCCTACGAAGACTGGCTGGGCGGCATCAAAGGCGTGCAGGTTCCTTACGACCAGTGCGGACAGATGGTGATGGTGAAAGTCCCGACCCAATGGGATAACATCAAGTTCTTCTTTATCTACCAGTTGAACTACATGTACTGGAGATATTTCATGTGGAATTTTGCTGGACGCCAGAATGACATACAGGGACAAGGTGAAATAGAACATGGCAACTGGATTACCGGAATACCGTTTGTGGACAAGTTCCTGGTGGGCGACCAAAGCCTGCTCCCCTCCGACCTGAAAAACAACAAAGGACACAATGTATTCTATTGCCTGCCGTTGATTCTGGGACTTATCGGTCTGTTCTGGCAGGCTTACAAGACAAGACGTATCACGACTCCCAATGGGGAAGAAATAGAAGAACCAGTAGGTATCCAGCAATTCTGGATCGTATTCTTCCTATTCTTCATGACTGGTCTGGCCATCGTACTTTATTTGAACCAGACACCGATGCAGCCCCGCGAACGTGACTATGCATACGCAGGTTCATTCTATGCATTTGCCATCTGGATAGGCATGGGTGTGGCGGGTATTGCCCAATGGCTGCAAGGCAAACTGGGTGAGAAACCAGCTTCCGTCATTGCAACTGTAGTTTGTCTGTTCGTACCCATCCAGATGGTGAGCCAGACCTGGGACGACCACGACCGCAGCAACCGTTATGTGGCACGCGACTTCGGACAAAACTACCTGAGCACCGTACAAGAAGAAGGCAATCCGATTATCTTTACCAATGGTGACAACGATACTTTCCCCTTGTGGTACAACCAGGAAACGGAAGGTTTCCGCACCGATGTACGTGTATGTAACCTGAGTTACCTGCAAACGGACTGGTACATCGACCAAATGAAGCGTCAGGCATACGACTCTCCGGCAGTACCTATCGAATGGAGCCGTTTGGAATATGTACAGGGGCATAATGAAGGAGTGGCTGTACGACCGGAAGTGATGGAAAGCATCAATAACTTCTACAAGCAGAATCCGGAAGAAGCCGCCAAGGAATTCGGAGACAACCCGTATGAATTGAAAAATATTCTGAAATACTGGGTACGCTCACCCAAAGAAGGTTTACAGCTGATACCGACGGACAGCATCGTCATCAAGCTGGACAAGGAGGCTGTGAAACGCTCGGGCATGATGATTCCCGACTCCCTGCATGGTGAAATCCCCGATTATATGAGTATCTCCCTGAAAGGCAAACGTATGCTGTACAAGAGCGAGCTGATGATGCTTGAGATGCTGGCAAATACCAACTGGGAACGTCCGTTGTACATGGCTATTACGGTGGGTAGCGACAATCATCTGAATTTAGGCAACAACTTCATGCAGGAAGGTCTTGCCTACCGCATCACTCCGTTCAACACCACCCAGCTGAACGCACGCATCGACAGCGAGAAAATGTACGACAACCTGATGAACAAGTTCAAGTTCGGAGGAATTGACAACCCGGATATCTACATTGACGAAACTGTGATGCGTATGTGCCAGACCCACCGCCGTATGTTTATACAGCTGGCTACCCAGTTGATAAAAGAAGGCAAGAAAGATAAGGCGTTGAAAGTTCTTGACTATTGTTCGGAAGTAATCCCAAGCACTACCGTTCCTCACGATTACATCATGAGCAGTTCCAAAGAGATGGCCGACGATTATCTGACATTGGGTGAAAAAGAGAAAGGTGAGGCTATTCTGAATGATTTGGCAAACAAATCGGTGGAATACATCACCTGGTACCTGAGTCTGAATGACCAACGTCTGCAAGGTTCATACGAGGACTGTCTGCGCAATTTCTATATTCTGGATGAAATCAACAAGAGCCTTGCCCGCGCAAATGCTGCCGGCGGTGTACAAGGTGAAGGTGAACAACAGAATAAATCGGATATGGCAAGCCACTATGCCAAGAAGTTTGAAGAGCTCTATGAGGTGTTCAACAAACGTGTAGGCGGCGGAGCAGGCAGAAAGTAA
- a CDS encoding polysaccharide deacetylase family protein, with product MFIEQPPLILRWLYPRAFWRMDKNEKAVYLTFDDGPIPEITPWVLDLLDKYNIKATFFLVGDNVRKHPKEFQMIVERGHRLGNHTFNHIRGFEYRSKNYLANTDKANELIHTNLFRPPHGHMRWMQYMVLRHKYQIVMWDLVTRDYSNKLNGKQVLRKVKHYVRNGSIITFHDSIKAEKNMKYALPRAIEWLLEQGYEFKVFD from the coding sequence ATGTTTATAGAACAACCCCCGCTGATACTCCGCTGGCTTTATCCACGCGCCTTCTGGCGAATGGACAAGAATGAAAAAGCGGTCTATCTGACTTTCGATGACGGGCCGATTCCCGAGATCACACCGTGGGTACTCGATTTATTAGACAAGTACAATATTAAGGCTACCTTCTTTTTGGTGGGCGACAATGTGCGCAAGCATCCCAAGGAATTCCAGATGATTGTAGAACGAGGACATCGTTTGGGAAATCATACTTTTAACCATATCCGGGGATTCGAATACCGAAGCAAGAATTATCTGGCCAATACGGACAAAGCAAACGAACTGATCCATACCAACCTGTTCCGTCCGCCACATGGCCACATGCGCTGGATGCAGTACATGGTGCTGCGCCATAAGTATCAAATAGTGATGTGGGACTTAGTAACCCGTGACTATAGCAACAAGCTGAATGGGAAGCAGGTACTGAGGAAAGTAAAACATTATGTGCGGAATGGTTCCATCATTACTTTCCATGATTCCATCAAGGCAGAGAAAAACATGAAATATGCCTTGCCCCGGGCCATAGAATGGCTGCTGGAACAAGGCTATGAGTTCAAGGTATTTGACTGA
- a CDS encoding glucoamylase family protein, which yields MKRIPLCAAVLLLFSLLACKNKPAASSDKRPASASDTLSDDALMDTVQRRTFQYFWEGGEPYSGMARERYHIDNVYPAGGPEVVTSGGSGFGIMAILSGIDRGYVSRQEGLERMDKIVTFLEKADRFHGAYPHWWNGETGKVLPFGSKDNGGDLVETAFLMQGLLAVHQYYVNGTSDEKELAARIDKLWREVDWNFYRQNGQNVLYWHWSPTDGWAMNFPVHGYNECMIMYILAAASPTHGIPATVYNEGWAQNGQIVSPHTVEGIKLHLRYQGTEAGPLFWAQYSFLGMNPNGLQDKYCPSYFNEMRNLTLVNRAYCIRNPKHYTGFGPDCWGLTASYSVNGYAAHAPNEKEDLGVISPTAALSSIVYTPEYSLQVMRHLYGMGEKVFGPYGFYDAFSETDNWYPKRYLAIDQGPIAVMIENYRSGLLWKLFMSHPDVQNGLNKLGFTYTK from the coding sequence ATGAAAAGAATTCCCTTATGTGCAGCGGTGTTGCTGCTTTTCTCATTGCTGGCTTGTAAAAACAAGCCGGCAGCTTCTTCTGACAAGCGTCCGGCATCGGCGTCCGACACGCTTTCCGATGATGCTTTGATGGATACTGTCCAGCGTCGTACTTTCCAATATTTCTGGGAGGGGGGCGAACCTTATAGCGGTATGGCTCGTGAGCGTTATCATATAGATAATGTATATCCCGCAGGAGGGCCCGAGGTGGTAACCTCGGGAGGAAGTGGTTTTGGCATCATGGCTATTCTGTCCGGTATAGACCGGGGCTATGTGAGCCGGCAGGAAGGGCTCGAAAGAATGGACAAGATTGTGACTTTCCTTGAGAAAGCCGACCGTTTTCATGGGGCTTATCCTCACTGGTGGAATGGTGAGACAGGTAAAGTATTGCCTTTCGGTTCCAAAGATAATGGCGGTGACCTGGTGGAAACTGCTTTTTTGATGCAAGGCTTGCTGGCTGTGCATCAATATTATGTAAATGGTACTTCGGATGAAAAAGAGTTGGCGGCACGTATTGATAAATTGTGGCGTGAGGTAGACTGGAACTTTTACCGTCAGAACGGGCAAAATGTGCTTTATTGGCATTGGAGCCCCACAGATGGCTGGGCCATGAACTTTCCGGTGCATGGATACAATGAATGTATGATTATGTATATTCTGGCTGCTGCTTCTCCTACTCATGGGATACCTGCCACGGTTTATAATGAGGGCTGGGCACAGAATGGACAGATTGTTTCTCCTCATACGGTAGAGGGGATTAAATTACATCTTCGTTATCAGGGTACGGAAGCAGGACCGTTGTTCTGGGCGCAATATTCTTTTCTGGGCATGAATCCCAACGGTTTGCAGGATAAATATTGTCCCAGTTATTTCAATGAAATGCGTAATCTTACCTTGGTCAACCGTGCCTACTGCATCCGTAATCCCAAGCATTATACCGGCTTTGGCCCGGATTGTTGGGGATTGACTGCCAGTTATTCGGTAAACGGTTATGCGGCACACGCTCCTAATGAGAAAGAAGATTTGGGAGTGATCTCTCCGACTGCCGCTTTATCCTCTATTGTCTATACTCCTGAATATTCTTTGCAGGTAATGCGTCATCTGTATGGAATGGGTGAGAAAGTATTCGGCCCGTATGGCTTTTATGATGCTTTCAGTGAAACGGATAACTGGTATCCGAAACGTTATCTGGCTATTGACCAGGGCCCTATAGCAGTGATGATAGAGAATTATCGTTCGGGATTGTTATGGAAACTGTTTATGAGCCATCCCGATGTACAGAATGGGTTGAATAAACTGGGGTTTACATATACTAAATAA
- the bglX gene encoding beta-glucosidase BglX, with protein MKQVAPMLLFATLSVHAQKSPQDMNRFIDNLMKKMTLEEKIGQLNLPVTGEITTGQAKSSDISARIKRGEVGGLFNLKGVARIKDVQELAVKESRLGIPLLFGMDVIHGYETIFPIPLGLSCTWDMKAIEESARIAAIEASADGISWTFSPMVDVSRDPRWGRVSEGSGEDPFLGAEIAKAMVRGYQGGQMKRNDEIMACVKHFALYGASEAGRDYNTVDMSRQRMFNEYMLPYQAAVDAGVGSVMASFNEVDGIPATASKWLMTDVLRNQWGFQGFVVTDYTGIYEMIDHGIGDLQTVAARAVNAGVDMDMVSDAFVGTLKQSVQEGKVSMQTIDTACRLILEAKYKLGLFANPYKYCDLKRPARDIFTPEHRAVARRIAGESFVLLKNEPSTDRAGSNPSGSTVQPVLPLKMQGNIAVIGPLADTRTNMPGTWSVAAILDKSPSLIEGLKEMTVGKATISYAKGSNLTSDAAYEERATLFGRSLHRDARTDAQLLQEALTVAQKADVIVAALGESSEMSGESSSRTSLDIPDVQRTLLKELLKTGKPVVLVLFTGRPLTLEWEQAHVPAILNVWFGGSEAAYAIGDVLFGAINPSGKLTMTFPKNVGQIPLYYAHKNTGRPLHEGKWFEKFRSNYLDVDNEPLYPFGYGLSYTTFNYGDITLDRTSMPMDGSLTAKVILTNTGNRDGAEVVQLYIRDKVAESTRPVKELKGFQKVFLKAGESREITFKITPDLLKYYNYELQYVAEPGAFDLMIGTDSQHVKTATFVLH; from the coding sequence ATGAAGCAAGTGGCTCCCATGCTGCTATTTGCCACCCTGAGTGTGCATGCGCAGAAATCACCTCAGGATATGAATCGTTTCATTGATAATTTGATGAAAAAGATGACCTTGGAAGAAAAGATAGGCCAGTTGAACTTGCCCGTTACCGGTGAAATCACTACGGGACAGGCAAAGAGTAGCGATATCTCAGCCCGTATAAAACGGGGTGAAGTAGGAGGACTGTTTAACTTGAAAGGAGTTGCCCGTATCAAGGATGTGCAGGAACTGGCTGTGAAAGAGAGCCGTCTGGGGATACCTCTACTGTTTGGTATGGATGTGATTCATGGTTATGAAACGATTTTCCCCATCCCTTTAGGCTTGTCATGTACCTGGGATATGAAAGCCATTGAGGAATCGGCCCGTATTGCGGCCATTGAGGCCAGTGCGGATGGTATTTCCTGGACTTTCAGTCCGATGGTAGATGTCAGCCGGGATCCCCGTTGGGGACGTGTTTCGGAAGGGAGTGGGGAAGACCCGTTCCTGGGTGCTGAGATAGCTAAAGCCATGGTGCGTGGCTATCAAGGCGGCCAGATGAAACGCAATGATGAGATAATGGCTTGTGTCAAGCATTTCGCCTTGTATGGAGCTTCCGAGGCCGGACGCGATTATAACACGGTGGATATGAGCCGTCAACGCATGTTCAATGAGTACATGCTCCCCTATCAGGCAGCTGTTGATGCCGGAGTGGGTAGTGTGATGGCTTCCTTTAATGAAGTGGATGGCATTCCGGCTACAGCCAGTAAATGGTTGATGACTGATGTGCTGCGTAACCAGTGGGGCTTTCAGGGCTTTGTGGTGACGGACTATACCGGAATCTATGAAATGATAGACCATGGAATCGGTGATTTGCAAACCGTAGCTGCCCGTGCTGTCAATGCCGGAGTAGATATGGACATGGTGAGCGATGCTTTTGTAGGAACATTGAAACAGTCGGTGCAGGAAGGAAAGGTATCCATGCAGACCATTGATACTGCCTGTCGTCTTATTCTGGAGGCAAAGTATAAATTAGGGTTATTTGCCAATCCTTATAAATATTGTGATCTGAAACGTCCCGCACGTGATATCTTCACTCCGGAACACCGTGCCGTAGCTCGCCGTATTGCCGGAGAAAGCTTTGTCTTGCTGAAAAACGAACCTTCTACCGATAGGGCGGGATCGAATCCGTCCGGAAGCACAGTGCAACCTGTACTTCCTTTGAAGATGCAGGGTAATATTGCCGTAATAGGCCCGTTGGCAGATACTCGTACCAATATGCCCGGAACTTGGAGCGTGGCTGCCATACTGGATAAATCCCCTTCACTGATAGAAGGTTTGAAAGAGATGACTGTCGGAAAAGCTACCATCTCATACGCTAAAGGCAGCAATCTGACCAGTGATGCCGCCTATGAAGAACGGGCGACTCTCTTCGGGCGCAGCCTTCATCGGGATGCCCGTACCGATGCCCAACTGTTGCAAGAAGCATTGACGGTAGCTCAGAAAGCCGATGTCATAGTAGCTGCTTTGGGCGAATCTTCAGAAATGAGCGGTGAAAGCAGCAGCCGTACTTCACTGGATATCCCCGATGTACAACGTACTTTGTTGAAGGAACTGCTAAAAACTGGAAAACCTGTAGTCTTGGTACTTTTCACCGGACGTCCGCTGACGTTGGAGTGGGAACAGGCTCATGTTCCTGCGATTCTGAACGTATGGTTTGGAGGTAGCGAAGCTGCTTATGCTATTGGTGACGTACTTTTTGGCGCTATTAATCCAAGTGGAAAACTGACTATGACTTTCCCGAAGAATGTGGGGCAGATTCCTTTGTACTACGCCCACAAGAATACCGGACGTCCGCTGCACGAAGGGAAATGGTTTGAGAAATTCCGTAGCAACTATCTGGACGTGGACAACGAGCCGCTTTATCCATTCGGTTATGGGCTTTCATACACTACTTTCAACTATGGAGATATTACGTTGGACCGTACTTCAATGCCTATGGACGGGAGTCTGACAGCTAAAGTGATACTGACAAATACAGGAAACAGGGATGGTGCGGAAGTAGTGCAGTTGTATATCCGTGACAAGGTAGCTGAAAGTACCCGTCCTGTAAAAGAACTGAAAGGTTTCCAAAAAGTATTCCTGAAAGCAGGTGAATCCCGTGAGATAACCTTCAAGATTACTCCCGATTTATTGAAATATTATAATTACGAGTTACAATACGTGGCCGAACCCGGAGCTTTCGATTTGATGATTGGTACGGACAGCCAGCATGTGAAAACAGCAACATTTGTGCTGCACTAA
- a CDS encoding RagB/SusD family nutrient uptake outer membrane protein, with amino-acid sequence MKRSKYILYIWAIGGILAFTGCNDFLDRSPQGQFTEDDNPGALAEGKIFNIYTMMRNFNITAGTPAFAIHCFRSEDSEKGSISSDGSEQAAMYDDFQYNASNGLIKAYWSQNYAIIYQCNEVVDAIETGHLTEENDLYNKGEALFFRAYCYFNLVRAFGEVPLVTFKVNEASEANVPKTTVDKIYEQIDKDLKDAEDLLPEQWPAAYLGRLTWGAARSLHARTYMMRNDWQNMYKAASDVMGKGIYNLDTPYDKIFTDEGENSGGSVFELQCLSTAALPQSDKIGSQFCEVQGIRGSGKWDLGWGWHMATELMAEAFEPGDPRKDATLLYFRKSDSDPVTPENTNTPYGESPVSQAEGAYFNKKAYTNPALRQEFTNKGFWVNIRLIRYSDVVLMAAESANELGNTSEAQKDLEMVRARARGGNPDILPEITSLDQSVLREAIRHERRVELGLEFDRFYDLVRWGIAEQVLHAAGKLNYQPKNALLPIPQDEIDKSKGVLKQNPDYL; translated from the coding sequence ATGAAACGAAGTAAATATATACTATACATTTGGGCGATTGGAGGAATCCTGGCCTTTACCGGTTGTAATGATTTCCTTGACCGCAGTCCTCAAGGTCAGTTCACGGAGGATGATAATCCCGGTGCATTGGCAGAAGGAAAGATATTCAACATCTATACCATGATGCGTAATTTCAATATTACTGCAGGAACTCCCGCATTCGCTATTCATTGTTTCCGTTCCGAAGATTCGGAGAAAGGAAGTATTTCCAGCGACGGGTCGGAACAGGCGGCAATGTATGATGATTTTCAGTACAATGCCAGCAATGGGTTGATAAAGGCCTATTGGAGTCAGAATTATGCGATTATTTATCAATGCAATGAGGTGGTGGATGCCATTGAGACCGGTCATCTGACAGAAGAGAATGACCTCTATAATAAAGGAGAAGCGTTATTTTTCCGTGCCTACTGTTACTTTAATTTAGTGCGAGCCTTCGGGGAGGTTCCATTGGTTACCTTTAAGGTAAATGAAGCTTCGGAGGCTAATGTACCCAAAACAACGGTAGACAAAATTTATGAACAGATAGACAAGGACTTGAAAGATGCGGAAGATTTGCTTCCCGAACAGTGGCCGGCTGCCTATTTGGGACGTCTGACGTGGGGAGCTGCCCGTTCCCTGCATGCCCGTACCTATATGATGCGCAATGATTGGCAGAATATGTACAAAGCAGCCTCGGATGTAATGGGAAAAGGAATTTATAATCTGGATACCCCTTACGATAAGATTTTTACTGACGAGGGAGAGAACAGCGGTGGTTCGGTGTTTGAGTTGCAGTGCTTGTCTACGGCCGCCTTGCCGCAAAGTGATAAGATAGGAAGCCAATTCTGTGAAGTACAGGGGATTCGTGGTTCCGGAAAATGGGATTTGGGTTGGGGATGGCACATGGCTACCGAACTGATGGCGGAAGCTTTTGAGCCTGGTGACCCCCGTAAGGATGCCACCTTGCTTTATTTCCGTAAGAGTGATTCCGACCCTGTTACTCCGGAGAATACCAATACACCATACGGAGAGTCCCCGGTGTCGCAGGCAGAAGGTGCTTACTTCAACAAGAAAGCCTATACCAATCCGGCATTGCGCCAGGAGTTTACCAATAAAGGCTTTTGGGTGAATATCCGGCTGATCCGCTACTCGGATGTCGTTTTAATGGCAGCGGAGTCAGCAAACGAGTTAGGTAATACTTCGGAAGCGCAAAAGGATTTGGAGATGGTGCGTGCCCGTGCGCGTGGCGGTAATCCGGATATACTACCTGAAATTACTTCTTTGGACCAATCGGTATTGCGTGAAGCAATCCGACACGAGCGTAGGGTGGAATTAGGACTGGAATTCGACCGTTTCTATGATTTGGTACGTTGGGGAATCGCCGAGCAAGTTCTTCATGCGGCAGGTAAGTTGAATTATCAACCGAAGAATGCACTTTTGCCTATACCGCAGGATGAAATAGACAAGTCGAAAGGAGTGCTGAAACAGAATCCTGATTATTTATAA